One Camelina sativa cultivar DH55 chromosome 3, Cs, whole genome shotgun sequence genomic window carries:
- the LOC104775928 gene encoding mitogen-activated protein kinase 8 isoform X1 yields the protein MWCMGGGGNLVDGVRRWLFQRPSSSSSSNNSNHEQSILNSSSSSPSPSNPDHSASSGDFKELIIIEDLDFSGLTLIKVPKRNHLPPMDPHKKDTEFFTEYGEANRYQIQEVVGKGSYGVVASALDSHTGERVAIKKINDVFEHVSDATRILREIKLLRLLRHPDVVEIKHIMLPPSRREFRDIYVVFELMESDLHQVIKANDDLTPEHYQFFLYQLLRGLKYVHAANVFHRDLKPKNILANADCKLKICDFGLARVSFNDAPTAIFWTDYVATRWYRAPELCGSFFSKYTPAIDIWSVGCIFAEMLLGKPLFPGKNVVHQLDLMTDFLGTPPPESISRIRNEKARRYLSSMRKKQQVPFSHKFPKADPLALRLLERLLAFDPKDRASAEDALADPYFSGLSNSEREPSTQPISKLEFDFERKKLTKDDVRELIYREILEYHPQMLEEYLRGGDQLSFMYPSGVDRFKRQFAHLEENQGKPGAAGGGRSTALHRHHASLPRERVPAPNGETAEETSDVERRAAAAVASTLESEEADNGGGYSARNLMKSASISGSKCIGVQSKTDKEDTIAEEEDDEIVAELTDRVASLHNS from the exons ATG TGGTGTATGGGTGGTGGTGGGAATCTCGTCGACGGTGTTCGTCGATGGCTTTTTCAgcgaccttcttcttcttcttcttccaataatAGCAATCACGAACAATCCATtctcaattcttcttcttcttctccttctccttctaaCCCCGATCATTCCGCTTCCTCTGGAGATTTCAAAGAGCTTATTATTATTGAAGATCTCGATTTCTCTGGTCTTACTCTTATCAAAGTTCCTAAACGTAATCACTTACCTCCTATGGATCCTCACAAGAAG GATACTGAGTTCTTCACGGAGTATGGTGAAGCAAACAGGTATCAGATTCAAGAAGTCGTTGGGAAAGGTAGCTACGGTGTTGTGGCTTCTGCTCTAGACTCACACACTGGAGAGAGAGTTGCCATCAAGAAGATTAACGACGTGTTTGAGCATGTCTCTGATGCTACTAGGATTCTCAGAGAGATCAAATTGCTTCGGCTGCTTCGTCATCCTGATGTTGTGGAGATTAAACACATCATGCTACCTCCTTCTCGTAGAGAATTCAGGGATATTTATGTTGTATTCGAGTTGATGGAATCTGATCTTCACCAAGTCATCAAGGCCAACGATGATTTAACTCCTGAGCATTATCAGTTTTTCTTGTATCAGCTTCTCCGTGGTCTCAAATATGTTCACGCAg CTAATGTGTTTCATCGGGATTTGAAACCAAAGAACATTCTTGCTAATGCTGATTGCAAATTGAAGATCTGTGATTTTGGGCTGGCTCGTGTTTCCTTTAACGATGCCCCAACCGCTATATTTTGGACT GATTATGTAGCTACTCGGTGGTATCGTGCCCCTGAACTCTGTGGATCGTTTTTCTCCAAA TATACCCCTGCGATTGATATTTGGAGTGTCGGTTGCATTTTTGCGGAAATGCTTTTGGGTAAGCCTTTGTTTCCCGGGAAAAACGTGGTGCACCAATTGGACCTAATGACTGACTTTCTTGGCACTCCACCTCCTGAGTCGATTTCAAGG ATTAGAAATGAAAAGGCGAGGAGATACCTTAGTAGCATGAGGAAAAAACAGCAAGTCCCTTTCTCTCATAAGTTCCCTAAAGCTGATCCTTTGGCTCTCCGCCTTCTGGAACGCCTGCTTGCCTTTGATCCCAAAGACCGTGCATCAGCTGAAGAT GCACTAGCTGATCCATACTTCAGTGGTTTGTCAAATTCAGAACGTGAACCATCGACACAGCCAATTTCAAAGCTTGAATTTGACTTTGAGAGAAAGAAGTTAACAAAAGATGATGTCAGAGAACTAATTTACCGagag ATACTGGAATATCATCCTCAGATGTTGGAGGAATACCTTCGTGGTGGTGATCAGCTCAGCTTCATGTACCCCAG TGGTGTTGACCGATTTAAAAGGCAATTTGCGCATCTTGAAGAGAATCAAGGTAAACCAGGAGCAgcaggaggaggaagaagtacTGCACTTCACAGACATCATGCTTCTTTGCCAAG AGAGAGAGTTCCTGCTCCGAATGGTGAAACTGCAGAAGAAACCAGTGATGTTGAGAGAAGAGCAGCTGCGGCTGTGGCTTCAACCTTGGAATCTGAGGAGGCAGACAATGGAGGAGGTTACAGTGCTCGTAACCTCATGAAGAGCGCGAGCATCAGCGGTTCTAAATGCATTGGTGTTCAGTCTAAAACTGACAAAGag GACACCatagctgaggaagaagatgatgaaattgtTGCAGAGCTAACTGATAGAGTTGCTTCTCTTCATAATTCTTGA
- the LOC104775928 gene encoding mitogen-activated protein kinase 8 isoform X2 — protein sequence MGGGGNLVDGVRRWLFQRPSSSSSSNNSNHEQSILNSSSSSPSPSNPDHSASSGDFKELIIIEDLDFSGLTLIKVPKRNHLPPMDPHKKDTEFFTEYGEANRYQIQEVVGKGSYGVVASALDSHTGERVAIKKINDVFEHVSDATRILREIKLLRLLRHPDVVEIKHIMLPPSRREFRDIYVVFELMESDLHQVIKANDDLTPEHYQFFLYQLLRGLKYVHAANVFHRDLKPKNILANADCKLKICDFGLARVSFNDAPTAIFWTDYVATRWYRAPELCGSFFSKYTPAIDIWSVGCIFAEMLLGKPLFPGKNVVHQLDLMTDFLGTPPPESISRIRNEKARRYLSSMRKKQQVPFSHKFPKADPLALRLLERLLAFDPKDRASAEDALADPYFSGLSNSEREPSTQPISKLEFDFERKKLTKDDVRELIYREILEYHPQMLEEYLRGGDQLSFMYPSGVDRFKRQFAHLEENQGKPGAAGGGRSTALHRHHASLPRERVPAPNGETAEETSDVERRAAAAVASTLESEEADNGGGYSARNLMKSASISGSKCIGVQSKTDKEDTIAEEEDDEIVAELTDRVASLHNS from the exons ATGGGTGGTGGTGGGAATCTCGTCGACGGTGTTCGTCGATGGCTTTTTCAgcgaccttcttcttcttcttcttccaataatAGCAATCACGAACAATCCATtctcaattcttcttcttcttctccttctccttctaaCCCCGATCATTCCGCTTCCTCTGGAGATTTCAAAGAGCTTATTATTATTGAAGATCTCGATTTCTCTGGTCTTACTCTTATCAAAGTTCCTAAACGTAATCACTTACCTCCTATGGATCCTCACAAGAAG GATACTGAGTTCTTCACGGAGTATGGTGAAGCAAACAGGTATCAGATTCAAGAAGTCGTTGGGAAAGGTAGCTACGGTGTTGTGGCTTCTGCTCTAGACTCACACACTGGAGAGAGAGTTGCCATCAAGAAGATTAACGACGTGTTTGAGCATGTCTCTGATGCTACTAGGATTCTCAGAGAGATCAAATTGCTTCGGCTGCTTCGTCATCCTGATGTTGTGGAGATTAAACACATCATGCTACCTCCTTCTCGTAGAGAATTCAGGGATATTTATGTTGTATTCGAGTTGATGGAATCTGATCTTCACCAAGTCATCAAGGCCAACGATGATTTAACTCCTGAGCATTATCAGTTTTTCTTGTATCAGCTTCTCCGTGGTCTCAAATATGTTCACGCAg CTAATGTGTTTCATCGGGATTTGAAACCAAAGAACATTCTTGCTAATGCTGATTGCAAATTGAAGATCTGTGATTTTGGGCTGGCTCGTGTTTCCTTTAACGATGCCCCAACCGCTATATTTTGGACT GATTATGTAGCTACTCGGTGGTATCGTGCCCCTGAACTCTGTGGATCGTTTTTCTCCAAA TATACCCCTGCGATTGATATTTGGAGTGTCGGTTGCATTTTTGCGGAAATGCTTTTGGGTAAGCCTTTGTTTCCCGGGAAAAACGTGGTGCACCAATTGGACCTAATGACTGACTTTCTTGGCACTCCACCTCCTGAGTCGATTTCAAGG ATTAGAAATGAAAAGGCGAGGAGATACCTTAGTAGCATGAGGAAAAAACAGCAAGTCCCTTTCTCTCATAAGTTCCCTAAAGCTGATCCTTTGGCTCTCCGCCTTCTGGAACGCCTGCTTGCCTTTGATCCCAAAGACCGTGCATCAGCTGAAGAT GCACTAGCTGATCCATACTTCAGTGGTTTGTCAAATTCAGAACGTGAACCATCGACACAGCCAATTTCAAAGCTTGAATTTGACTTTGAGAGAAAGAAGTTAACAAAAGATGATGTCAGAGAACTAATTTACCGagag ATACTGGAATATCATCCTCAGATGTTGGAGGAATACCTTCGTGGTGGTGATCAGCTCAGCTTCATGTACCCCAG TGGTGTTGACCGATTTAAAAGGCAATTTGCGCATCTTGAAGAGAATCAAGGTAAACCAGGAGCAgcaggaggaggaagaagtacTGCACTTCACAGACATCATGCTTCTTTGCCAAG AGAGAGAGTTCCTGCTCCGAATGGTGAAACTGCAGAAGAAACCAGTGATGTTGAGAGAAGAGCAGCTGCGGCTGTGGCTTCAACCTTGGAATCTGAGGAGGCAGACAATGGAGGAGGTTACAGTGCTCGTAACCTCATGAAGAGCGCGAGCATCAGCGGTTCTAAATGCATTGGTGTTCAGTCTAAAACTGACAAAGag GACACCatagctgaggaagaagatgatgaaattgtTGCAGAGCTAACTGATAGAGTTGCTTCTCTTCATAATTCTTGA